A single Verrucomicrobiota bacterium DNA region contains:
- a CDS encoding N-6 DNA methylase — translation MIWIAPSEKDTDNAALEKRLWDAADQFRANSGLKSQEYSAPVLGLIFLRFAEVRFAAQRAKLEKASASARRGSRLDEPAAYHAEGILYLPAEARFDYLLNRPEAENIGAKVNAAMRDIEKHNPQLAGVLPKTYNLFTSTLLKELLKKVSEIPASLDYDAFGRIYEYFLGEFAMSEGQGGGEFYTPSSIVRLLTEVIEPYHGRILDPACGSGGMFVSSARFVSEHKRQAAAGKSSPSPLGGERAGVRGENYSGDPSKELSIHGVEKTDETGRLCRLNLAVHGLEGEIKHGGNINSYYDDPHDATGRFDFVLANPPFNVNAVDKERLKDMVGPGRRFPFGLPRTDNANYLWIQLFYSSLKNGEAGTSGGRAGFVMANSASDARSSEQELRRQLIESRAVDVMVAVGPNLFYTVTLPCTLWFFDKGKGKSGRTDSVLFIDARHIYRQVDRAHREWTPAQIGFLANLVRLYRGEALDFTLGGEEAKAKILEVFATQPSPHPSPNGRGGYKFAGLVERGRELRKKQTPAEAVLWEVLRDRQFENLKFRRQHQAGDYLVDFFCHEHSLVVEADGDVHDAGYQKKHDKKRDAWLRGQGFTVLRFRNEDILNDLESVLGKIAAALPSPAGRRAGDEGDCKVAYRDVAGLCRAATLKEIEAQGWSLNPGRYVGVAAGEAVSDEDFKEQLETLNEELETLNAQARDLEQTIAGNVAEILEA, via the coding sequence ATGATTTGGATCGCCCCATCCGAAAAGGACACCGACAACGCCGCACTCGAAAAACGCCTCTGGGACGCCGCTGACCAGTTCCGCGCCAACTCCGGCCTCAAGTCCCAGGAATACTCCGCGCCCGTCCTCGGCCTCATCTTCCTGCGCTTCGCCGAGGTTCGCTTCGCTGCCCAGCGCGCCAAGCTGGAGAAAGCCAGCGCCTCCGCCCGCCGTGGATCACGGCTGGATGAACCCGCCGCCTATCACGCCGAGGGCATCCTCTATCTGCCCGCCGAAGCGCGGTTCGATTACCTGCTCAACCGCCCCGAAGCCGAGAACATCGGCGCGAAGGTCAATGCCGCCATGCGCGACATCGAGAAGCACAACCCGCAACTCGCTGGCGTCCTGCCCAAGACCTACAACCTCTTCACCAGCACCCTGCTCAAGGAACTACTCAAGAAAGTCTCCGAGATTCCCGCCTCGCTGGACTACGACGCCTTCGGGCGCATCTACGAATACTTCCTCGGCGAGTTCGCCATGAGCGAGGGTCAGGGCGGCGGCGAATTTTACACCCCCAGCAGCATCGTCCGCCTCCTCACCGAAGTGATTGAACCCTATCACGGGCGCATCCTCGACCCCGCGTGCGGTTCGGGCGGCATGTTCGTCTCCTCCGCGCGCTTCGTCTCCGAGCACAAGCGGCAAGCTGCCGCTGGCAAATCTTCTCCCTCGCCCCTCGGAGGGGAGAGGGCCGGGGTGAGGGGTGAAAACTATTCCGGTGATCCATCCAAAGAACTCTCCATCCACGGCGTCGAGAAAACCGACGAAACCGGCCGCCTCTGCCGCCTGAACCTCGCCGTCCACGGCCTCGAAGGCGAAATCAAACACGGCGGCAACATCAACAGCTACTACGACGACCCGCACGACGCCACCGGCCGCTTCGACTTCGTCCTCGCCAACCCGCCGTTCAACGTCAACGCCGTGGACAAGGAGCGGTTGAAAGACATGGTCGGCCCAGGCCGCCGCTTCCCCTTCGGCCTGCCGCGCACTGACAACGCCAATTACCTCTGGATTCAACTCTTCTATTCTTCGTTGAAGAATGGGGAGGCCGGAACTTCCGGCGGGCGGGCCGGCTTCGTCATGGCCAACTCCGCCTCCGACGCCCGCTCCTCCGAACAGGAACTCCGCCGCCAGCTCATCGAAAGCCGCGCCGTGGACGTGATGGTCGCCGTCGGCCCGAACCTCTTCTACACCGTCACGCTCCCCTGCACCCTCTGGTTCTTCGACAAGGGCAAGGGCAAAAGTGGGCGCACCGACTCGGTGCTGTTCATTGATGCCCGCCACATCTACCGGCAGGTGGACCGCGCGCACCGCGAATGGACGCCCGCGCAGATTGGCTTCCTCGCCAACCTCGTCCGCCTCTATCGCGGCGAAGCCCTCGACTTCACATTGGGTGGCGAAGAAGCGAAGGCCAAAATCCTTGAAGTGTTCGCCACCCAACCCTCACCCCATCCCTCTCCCAACGGGAGAGGGGGCTACAAGTTTGCCGGATTGGTCGAACGTGGTCGGGAATTGCGAAAGAAGCAGACGCCAGCCGAGGCGGTCCTGTGGGAAGTGTTGCGTGACCGGCAGTTTGAAAATCTGAAATTCCGGCGGCAACATCAGGCGGGCGATTACCTCGTGGATTTCTTCTGCCACGAACACAGCCTCGTCGTGGAGGCTGACGGCGACGTTCACGATGCTGGCTATCAGAAGAAGCACGACAAGAAGCGCGATGCATGGCTGCGAGGACAGGGGTTCACGGTCCTGCGTTTTCGCAACGAGGACATCTTGAACGATCTTGAATCGGTGCTCGGGAAAATCGCCGCCGCTCTCCCTTCTCCCGCTGGGAGAAGGGCCGGGGATGAGGGTGACTGCAAGGTCGCGTATCGCGATGTTGCAGGCTTATGCCGCGCCGCCACGCTCAAGGAAATCGAAGCGCAAGGCTGGTCGCTCAACCCCGGCCGCTACGTCGGCGTGGCCGCCGGCGAAGCCGTGAGCGACGAGGACTTCAAGGAACAACTCGAAACGCTGAACGAGGAACTCGAAACCCTCAACGCCCAAGCGCGCGACCTCGAACAAACCATCGCCGGCAACGTGGCGGAGATTCTGGAGGCGTGA
- a CDS encoding xanthine dehydrogenase family protein subunit M, with protein MIPAAFDYLRPGTLDEAVGLLAQHGEDAKVLAGGHSLIPAMKLRLAQPKTVIDISRIADLNYIREQDGKIAIGAMTTHYELESSSLLRDQCPLLPEVAAHIGDVQVRNKGTIGGSLVHADPAADWPAAILALEAELHLAGPNGSRMVKAANFFVEMMQSTVQPNEILFEIQVPLTPKSVAYVKFAQKASGFAIAGVAAVVDKTNKTVRVGVTGIAPKPYRAKSVESKLRGATLTTETIEKAARKAAQGVEPLNDIHASSAFRLHLAQLNTRRALALAASR; from the coding sequence ATGATTCCCGCAGCCTTCGATTACTTGCGACCCGGGACGCTCGACGAAGCGGTCGGCTTGCTGGCCCAGCACGGTGAAGACGCGAAAGTGTTGGCCGGAGGTCACAGTTTGATTCCAGCGATGAAACTGCGACTAGCGCAACCAAAGACGGTCATCGATATCAGCCGAATTGCTGACCTCAACTACATTCGCGAACAGGACGGGAAGATCGCCATCGGGGCGATGACCACGCACTATGAACTCGAATCGTCGTCGTTGCTGCGCGACCAATGCCCGTTGTTGCCCGAAGTGGCGGCGCACATTGGTGATGTTCAGGTGCGCAACAAGGGCACCATTGGCGGCAGTCTCGTTCACGCCGATCCAGCCGCGGACTGGCCCGCGGCGATTCTCGCGCTGGAAGCCGAGTTGCACCTCGCCGGCCCGAATGGCAGTCGCATGGTCAAAGCCGCAAATTTTTTTGTCGAGATGATGCAGTCCACGGTGCAGCCCAATGAGATTCTTTTTGAAATTCAAGTGCCGCTGACTCCCAAATCCGTTGCGTATGTAAAATTCGCGCAGAAAGCCAGCGGCTTTGCCATCGCGGGCGTCGCGGCAGTCGTGGACAAAACCAACAAGACTGTTCGTGTGGGTGTGACGGGCATCGCCCCCAAGCCGTATCGCGCCAAGTCGGTCGAGAGCAAGTTACGCGGCGCGACGCTCACGACGGAGACGATTGAGAAAGCGGCCAGGAAAGCCGCGCAAGGAGTCGAGCCGCTGAATGACATTCATGCATCGTCCGCCTTCCGGCTGCACCTGGCCCAACTGAACACCCGGCGCGCGCTGGCACTGGCGGCCAGCCGTTGA
- a CDS encoding xanthine dehydrogenase family protein molybdopterin-binding subunit — protein MKAAKSNGYFGRAMKRVEDPRLIKGIATYVDDLKMSGLLHAAILRSPYAHAMINRIKTDGAKALPGVVGVFTGADVNDKCGVVPCSSTFPDLKAPKHTVLAGDRVYFVGHPVAVVIAADRYAACDALDLIDVDYDPLPVVSDPEKALAKDSPLTHPEFGNNVAFTWSLANGDLDAAFKQADRVIKQRMVHQRLTPMAIEPRGCVASFHAGEGTLTLWTSTQIPHLVRTLLPGMIGVAENKIRIVAPEVGGGFGSKLNLYAEEALCSHLAMRLRAPIKWIESRRENASATIHGRDQIGDYEVAVKKDGTLLAIKARTIADLGSYLQLLTPAIPTLTGLMLAGCYKLKAARMDVTGVYTHKMATDAYRGAGRPEATYLVERLMDIIADELGLDPVKVRLKNFPKPSEFPFNTATGLTYDSGNYQGALRKAQKMANWDKLLKQRETARKAGKLFGVGLSTYVEICALGPSKMMAAGGWEWGCVRMEISGKVTVITGVSPHGQGQETSFAQIAADKLGVLIEDVVVMRGDTAVAHYGRDTYGSRATVVGGTAIVMCIDKIIAKAKILAAHLLGASAKRVEFRDGKFFVKGRPKKALTWAQLAAEAYVAKNLPKNFEPGLEASSFFEPPNCTFPFGTHIVAVEVERDTGEVKIVKYVTVDDCGPQVNPLLVEGQVQGGIAHSLGQVLFERTVYDENGQLLTGEFMDYAMPRARDIPEYLMGSTVTPSPSNPMGIKGVGEAGTIGATPAIANAVIDALSPLGVRHLDLPLTPEKVWNAISSASLPL, from the coding sequence ATGAAAGCGGCGAAATCCAACGGCTACTTCGGTCGCGCGATGAAGCGTGTCGAAGACCCGCGCCTCATCAAGGGCATCGCCACCTATGTGGACGACCTCAAAATGTCAGGCCTGCTGCACGCCGCCATTCTGCGCAGCCCGTACGCCCACGCCATGATCAACCGGATCAAGACCGATGGCGCGAAAGCCCTCCCAGGTGTCGTTGGCGTATTCACTGGTGCCGACGTGAATGACAAATGCGGTGTCGTGCCGTGCTCTTCCACGTTTCCTGACTTGAAAGCGCCGAAACACACCGTGCTGGCTGGCGACCGCGTTTATTTCGTCGGACATCCGGTGGCCGTGGTGATCGCGGCCGATCGTTACGCGGCCTGCGACGCGCTGGATTTGATCGACGTTGACTACGATCCGTTGCCGGTGGTCAGCGATCCCGAAAAAGCACTCGCGAAAGATTCGCCGCTCACGCATCCGGAATTCGGCAACAACGTCGCCTTTACCTGGTCGCTGGCCAATGGCGATCTTGACGCCGCGTTCAAGCAGGCCGATCGCGTCATCAAACAGCGGATGGTTCATCAGCGGCTCACGCCGATGGCCATCGAGCCGCGCGGCTGCGTTGCGTCATTTCACGCCGGCGAAGGCACGCTCACGCTCTGGACTTCCACGCAGATTCCGCATCTGGTGCGCACGCTCTTGCCCGGCATGATCGGTGTGGCGGAAAATAAAATCCGCATCGTTGCACCAGAAGTGGGCGGCGGGTTTGGCTCGAAACTAAACCTATACGCCGAAGAAGCGCTTTGCTCGCACCTCGCCATGAGACTCCGTGCGCCGATCAAGTGGATTGAAAGCCGCCGCGAAAACGCCTCGGCCACGATTCATGGCCGCGACCAGATTGGCGATTACGAAGTGGCGGTGAAAAAAGATGGCACCTTGCTCGCCATCAAAGCCCGCACCATCGCCGACCTCGGCTCGTATTTGCAACTGCTGACGCCCGCCATTCCGACGTTGACGGGTCTGATGCTCGCCGGTTGTTACAAACTCAAGGCGGCGCGCATGGATGTGACCGGGGTTTACACGCACAAGATGGCCACCGACGCGTATCGCGGCGCGGGCCGACCGGAGGCGACCTACCTCGTCGAACGGCTCATGGACATCATCGCCGATGAACTTGGTCTCGACCCCGTGAAGGTGCGGCTGAAGAATTTTCCGAAGCCAAGCGAGTTTCCTTTCAACACCGCCACCGGTCTGACCTACGACAGCGGCAATTACCAGGGCGCGCTGCGGAAGGCGCAGAAGATGGCCAACTGGGACAAGCTGCTCAAGCAACGCGAGACGGCGCGCAAAGCCGGCAAACTTTTTGGCGTCGGCCTTTCCACGTATGTCGAAATCTGCGCGCTCGGACCGTCGAAGATGATGGCCGCGGGCGGTTGGGAATGGGGCTGCGTGCGCATGGAGATTTCCGGCAAGGTCACCGTCATCACGGGCGTCTCGCCGCACGGACAGGGACAGGAAACCAGCTTCGCTCAAATCGCCGCGGACAAACTCGGCGTGCTCATCGAAGACGTCGTCGTCATGCGTGGCGACACGGCTGTGGCTCATTATGGTCGCGACACTTACGGCAGCCGCGCAACGGTCGTGGGCGGGACGGCCATCGTCATGTGCATCGACAAGATCATCGCCAAGGCGAAAATTCTTGCTGCGCATCTGCTCGGTGCTTCAGCGAAACGAGTTGAATTTCGCGACGGGAAATTCTTTGTGAAGGGCAGACCCAAGAAAGCGCTGACGTGGGCGCAACTGGCGGCTGAAGCTTACGTTGCGAAAAATCTGCCGAAAAATTTCGAGCCTGGCCTTGAAGCATCCAGTTTCTTCGAGCCGCCAAATTGCACTTTTCCTTTTGGCACGCACATTGTCGCTGTTGAAGTGGAACGCGACACCGGTGAGGTGAAGATTGTGAAGTACGTGACGGTGGACGATTGCGGCCCGCAGGTGAATCCATTGCTGGTTGAAGGGCAGGTGCAGGGCGGTATTGCTCATTCGCTGGGCCAGGTTTTGTTCGAGCGCACGGTCTATGACGAGAATGGCCAGTTACTCACCGGCGAATTCATGGACTACGCCATGCCGCGCGCCCGCGACATCCCGGAATACCTGATGGGCAGCACCGTCACGCCGTCGCCGAGCAATCCGATGGGCATCAAAGGCGTGGGCGAAGCTGGCACCATCGGCGCGACTCCGGCGATTGCCAACGCCGTCATCGACGCGCTTTCGCCGCTCGGCGTCCGGCATCTCGATCTGCCGCTGACGCCGGAAAAAGTATGGAACGCGATTTCATCAGCGTCTCTCCCTTTGTAA
- a CDS encoding restriction endonuclease subunit S, with protein sequence MENGLTESTLAEVCSLVTDGTHDTPKRVASGFPLIKAKEITGGRIDFENCDQISEEEHLEVIARSKPEFGDTLFAHIGASLGEAAFVNTTREFSIKNVALFKPNPAVIDARYLYYLVTSPAFQSLAKGTKTGSAQPFLGLSQLRGHCIQFHRDMGTQRRIGAILSAYDELMENSQRRIRLLEAMARALYREWFVHFRFPGHEKLPRVASPLGDIPQGWEVKTVADSFEISGGGTPSRKEEKYWDGGTIQWFSPSNLTGAGTMFMDDSSDHITELGLAESSARLFPARCVMLTSRATIGAIAINTHEACTNQGFITCLPNERVPLYFLFHWLTENVPTFERMASGATFKEISRGVFKTIEFLQPPAELVRRFEDAAAPMAEQALALQRKIQNLRRTRDLLLPRLLSGAINL encoded by the coding sequence ATGGAAAACGGACTGACCGAATCAACGCTCGCCGAAGTGTGCAGCCTCGTTACCGACGGCACGCACGACACACCGAAGCGAGTCGCTTCCGGTTTTCCGCTAATCAAGGCAAAGGAAATCACAGGCGGCCGAATTGATTTTGAAAACTGCGACCAGATTTCGGAGGAGGAACACCTCGAAGTAATCGCTCGGTCAAAGCCAGAATTTGGCGACACACTCTTCGCTCACATTGGCGCATCGCTGGGTGAAGCAGCGTTCGTGAACACCACGCGCGAGTTCAGCATCAAGAACGTGGCACTGTTCAAGCCGAACCCAGCCGTCATTGATGCACGCTACCTTTACTACCTCGTCACCAGCCCAGCGTTTCAATCACTCGCCAAGGGGACGAAGACTGGCTCGGCGCAACCATTTCTCGGACTCAGTCAGTTGCGCGGACACTGCATTCAATTTCATCGCGATATGGGCACGCAACGCCGTATCGGGGCAATCCTGTCGGCCTACGACGAGCTGATGGAGAACAGTCAGCGGCGCATCCGGCTCTTGGAGGCGATGGCCCGCGCCCTCTACCGCGAGTGGTTCGTCCACTTCCGCTTCCCCGGCCACGAAAAGCTCCCGCGCGTCGCCTCCCCCCTCGGCGACATCCCCCAAGGCTGGGAGGTGAAGACCGTTGCGGACTCGTTCGAGATTTCCGGTGGCGGCACACCGTCACGAAAGGAAGAAAAGTATTGGGACGGCGGAACAATCCAGTGGTTCTCGCCCAGCAACCTCACCGGCGCAGGCACGATGTTCATGGATGATTCCAGCGACCACATCACCGAACTTGGCTTGGCCGAAAGTTCCGCACGACTGTTCCCGGCTCGCTGCGTAATGCTCACCAGCCGTGCCACCATCGGCGCAATCGCCATCAACACGCACGAAGCCTGCACCAACCAAGGCTTCATCACCTGCCTACCGAACGAGCGCGTGCCGCTCTATTTCCTTTTCCATTGGCTGACGGAGAACGTGCCGACGTTTGAACGCATGGCGTCAGGCGCGACCTTCAAAGAAATCAGTCGCGGTGTGTTCAAGACAATCGAGTTCCTGCAACCGCCCGCCGAACTGGTCCGCCGCTTCGAGGACGCCGCCGCGCCGATGGCCGAGCAAGCACTCGCGCTCCAACGCAAAATCCAAAACCTCCGCCGGACGCGCGACCTGCTGCTGCCGCGTCTGCTGTCGGGCGCTATTAACCTATGA
- a CDS encoding carbon monoxide dehydrogenase subunit G has protein sequence MKLTATYQIAASRDKVFSSLIDPDILQRCIDGCEKMVKTSAESYDAHLKIGVAGLKGNYIGKVQLKEQKPPESFTLIIEGKGGPGFVKGTAQIKLAEKGNQTELHCDADAQVGGLIAAIGSRLIEATAKKMMDEFFRKFSEQVQPS, from the coding sequence ATGAAATTGACCGCCACGTACCAAATCGCCGCGTCTCGCGACAAAGTTTTCTCCTCGCTCATCGACCCCGACATTTTACAGCGCTGCATCGATGGCTGTGAAAAAATGGTCAAGACCAGCGCGGAAAGTTACGATGCCCATCTGAAAATCGGCGTCGCCGGACTGAAGGGCAATTACATCGGCAAAGTACAGCTCAAGGAACAGAAACCGCCGGAGTCATTCACCTTGATCATTGAAGGCAAAGGCGGGCCGGGATTCGTCAAGGGCACCGCACAGATCAAGCTTGCGGAAAAAGGAAATCAAACTGAACTGCATTGCGACGCCGACGCGCAGGTGGGCGGGTTGATTGCGGCCATTGGTTCACGCCTCATCGAAGCCACCGCCAAAAAGATGATGGACGAGTTTTTCAGAAAGTTCAGCGAACAGGTGCAGCCGAGTTGA
- a CDS encoding (2Fe-2S)-binding protein, with translation MKSLVNITVNGVQHQHEVEPRLLLVHFLRDHCNLTGTHIGCETSICGACTVLMDGQAVKSCTLLAVQADGSQITTIEGLARNGQLHPVQEGFWECHGLQCGYCTPGMILSGVQLLQRNPKPTRDEIAHGIEGNLCRCTGYSHIVDAIEYAAKKMARVEK, from the coding sequence ATGAAAAGTCTTGTCAACATCACCGTCAACGGAGTTCAGCATCAGCACGAAGTCGAACCCCGCCTGCTGCTGGTCCATTTTCTGCGCGATCACTGCAACCTGACCGGCACTCACATCGGCTGCGAAACCAGCATCTGCGGCGCCTGCACCGTGTTGATGGATGGCCAAGCCGTGAAGTCATGCACCCTTCTGGCCGTTCAAGCGGATGGTTCGCAGATCACCACCATCGAGGGACTCGCCCGCAACGGCCAGTTGCACCCGGTCCAGGAAGGTTTCTGGGAATGTCACGGGTTGCAGTGCGGTTATTGCACGCCCGGCATGATTCTGAGCGGCGTCCAATTGCTCCAACGCAATCCCAAACCCACGCGCGATGAAATTGCCCATGGGATTGAAGGCAACCTCTGTCGGTGCACCGGCTATTCGCACATTGTTGATGCAATCGAATACGCGGCGAAGAAAATGGCGCGGGTGGAGAAGTGA
- a CDS encoding four helix bundle protein, with product MEQTTTRYGSFEDLELYRTAREFRKKMYRVAKSLLDTEKFVLNPQMRKAALSVTNNVAEGHGRYHYADNIRFVLIARGSVSELVDDLNTCEDEGYLTPAEVAGLKAEAASVLRLINGYIRYLRESKTGANLGLREDSVPYRVNDDDLSCSDALLAESPITDPPSPITNHPPP from the coding sequence ATGGAACAGACAACGACAAGATACGGCTCATTTGAAGATTTGGAACTTTATCGGACGGCACGAGAGTTTCGAAAGAAGATGTACCGTGTCGCGAAGTCGTTGCTGGACACGGAGAAGTTTGTGTTGAATCCGCAAATGCGCAAGGCCGCGTTGTCCGTCACCAATAACGTTGCTGAAGGGCATGGCCGGTATCATTACGCGGACAATATCCGTTTCGTGCTGATCGCCAGAGGCTCGGTGTCGGAACTTGTTGACGACCTCAACACTTGCGAGGACGAGGGCTATCTGACCCCGGCCGAGGTTGCAGGACTCAAAGCGGAAGCGGCCAGCGTGTTGCGTCTGATTAACGGCTATATCCGCTATCTGCGCGAAAGCAAAACCGGCGCAAACCTCGGTTTGCGGGAAGACTCTGTCCCTTACCGCGTGAACGACGATGACCTGTCGTGTTCCGACGCGTTGCTCGCCGAGTCACCGATCACCGACCCCCCATCACCGATCACCAATCACCCGCCACCATGA
- a CDS encoding AAA family ATPase produces the protein MNPKSSPLGSIWRKWDLHFHTPASYDYGHKGATNQEIVDGLLKAGIEVVAITDHHRIDTARVLELQKLGGEDLTVLPGIELRSELGGSDSVHFIGIFPEDSDLVDLWTKLSGKLNITEAEVAKRGDDTIYCPFVETANVIHELGGLVTVHAGKKSNSIEGLKNTDYIKQIIKKDLVRECIDIYEVGDATDIQSYLEKVFPHLDRPIPLILCSDNHDIRGYSTKCPLWIKGDKSFEALRQTLFEPSCRVGVTPDKPLKPLLRVDRVTLDFPAETELVSEFNGEERRDAFCFRGKAAVVFSPYLTCLIGGRGSGKSTLLNLIHEKLERGQNKFFAANHLAPQPDASVATCVQIDGDTAKKVVEFLQQNEIEGFATDPWRFTEAVFSRLVKRDEEGKLNAVNAELAAALSATAEQAKRLQEHTDLVSRLADAEKELVSKKALIASFQNEEYKRINDEMGKLSQELQGLRIWRERLEALKNDLNNLPEHHSHPISENPNGYEKEFLRILGVVQGAVQPPQPSAEMAAAASREADLNGQVAALKEKLDAFLRGRGLSQENLADVGKANQRAAQLEHELPSLKARTQTLAAQISAFRARRDLPEKYSGAVQALLAPINNALRNLSKEVKQIELHYEFDYGACRQTLIEHIQDVLGDAGVRIDHVESMLQDVDLFRLDSREKFLQRISDAHKTGKAIRECYSIPLRFDLLRIEVERQLLEVGGFGRFRVLYDKKPVENTSFGQRCTAAIVVLLILGNTPIVIDEPEAHLDSALIANYLVELVKSKKVNRQIIFATHNANFVVNGDAELIHILEMGDDKQSKIVSTTIEDLSHRSELLRLEGGPEAFLKREHRYGIA, from the coding sequence ATGAATCCGAAATCCAGTCCGCTTGGTTCAATCTGGCGAAAGTGGGATTTGCACTTTCACACGCCGGCTTCTTACGACTACGGTCACAAAGGCGCGACCAACCAGGAAATCGTTGACGGGCTACTCAAGGCCGGCATTGAGGTCGTTGCCATCACCGACCATCACCGAATCGACACGGCACGAGTCTTAGAACTTCAGAAGCTGGGAGGCGAAGACCTTACGGTGCTGCCAGGGATCGAGTTGAGGTCAGAGTTGGGCGGCAGCGACTCGGTTCACTTCATCGGCATCTTTCCTGAAGACTCCGATCTAGTGGACCTGTGGACGAAGTTGTCCGGCAAGCTCAATATCACTGAAGCAGAGGTGGCCAAGCGCGGAGACGACACGATCTATTGTCCGTTCGTCGAAACGGCAAATGTGATACACGAACTAGGCGGCTTGGTGACCGTGCATGCTGGAAAGAAATCGAATTCTATTGAGGGCCTCAAGAACACCGACTACATCAAACAGATTATCAAAAAGGATTTGGTCAGGGAGTGCATTGACATCTACGAGGTCGGCGATGCCACCGACATCCAAAGTTACCTTGAAAAGGTGTTCCCGCACCTTGACCGGCCAATCCCGCTGATTCTGTGCTCGGACAATCATGACATTCGGGGCTATTCGACGAAGTGCCCGCTTTGGATTAAGGGAGACAAGTCATTCGAGGCGCTGCGACAAACACTTTTTGAGCCGTCGTGTCGCGTTGGTGTTACACCGGATAAACCGCTGAAGCCGCTGTTGCGGGTGGACCGCGTCACCTTGGATTTTCCTGCTGAAACCGAGCTGGTTTCGGAGTTTAACGGGGAAGAACGTCGCGACGCATTCTGCTTCAGAGGAAAGGCTGCGGTGGTTTTTAGTCCGTATCTCACTTGTTTGATCGGGGGAAGAGGTTCAGGCAAGAGCACTCTGCTAAATCTGATTCATGAGAAACTTGAGCGGGGACAGAACAAGTTTTTCGCTGCAAATCATCTTGCCCCACAGCCAGACGCTTCAGTCGCCACCTGTGTTCAGATTGACGGTGACACCGCAAAGAAGGTTGTCGAGTTCTTGCAGCAAAACGAAATCGAGGGCTTCGCCACCGACCCCTGGCGTTTCACGGAAGCCGTCTTTTCTAGGCTCGTGAAGCGGGACGAGGAGGGCAAACTCAACGCGGTTAACGCTGAGTTGGCCGCCGCGTTATCCGCAACGGCTGAACAGGCGAAGCGATTACAGGAGCACACCGATTTGGTGTCACGGCTCGCAGATGCGGAGAAGGAATTAGTATCCAAGAAGGCGTTGATTGCCTCGTTCCAGAACGAAGAATACAAACGCATCAACGACGAGATGGGTAAGTTAAGCCAAGAACTCCAAGGCTTGCGAATCTGGAGGGAACGGCTTGAAGCGCTGAAGAACGACCTCAACAATTTGCCGGAACATCACAGCCATCCGATATCCGAGAACCCTAACGGCTACGAAAAAGAATTTCTGCGAATACTTGGTGTCGTCCAAGGCGCTGTGCAGCCACCTCAACCAAGTGCGGAGATGGCTGCGGCTGCCAGTCGAGAGGCTGACTTAAACGGCCAAGTTGCCGCACTGAAAGAAAAACTCGACGCATTCCTCAGAGGGCGAGGGCTTTCGCAGGAGAATCTTGCCGATGTGGGAAAGGCAAATCAAAGAGCTGCGCAACTGGAGCATGAGCTGCCCTCACTCAAGGCAAGAACCCAAACACTCGCCGCGCAAATCTCGGCCTTCCGGGCGCGGCGAGACTTGCCAGAAAAATACTCTGGCGCGGTCCAAGCGCTCCTCGCTCCGATTAACAATGCACTCAGGAATCTGAGCAAAGAAGTTAAACAAATCGAGTTGCACTATGAATTTGATTACGGCGCGTGTCGCCAGACGCTGATTGAACACATTCAGGATGTGTTGGGCGATGCAGGCGTCCGGATTGACCACGTCGAAAGCATGTTGCAGGACGTTGACCTGTTCCGTTTGGACAGCCGAGAAAAGTTCCTTCAAAGAATCTCGGACGCACACAAAACCGGTAAGGCCATCCGCGAGTGCTACTCGATTCCGCTGCGGTTCGACCTTCTGCGCATCGAAGTTGAACGGCAGTTGCTCGAAGTTGGAGGCTTTGGCCGTTTCCGAGTGCTTTATGACAAGAAGCCAGTCGAAAACACATCGTTCGGCCAGCGATGCACCGCGGCCATCGTCGTGCTGTTGATACTAGGGAATACACCAATCGTGATCGACGAGCCAGAAGCGCACTTGGACAGCGCGCTCATTGCGAATTACCTGGTCGAGCTCGTGAAGAGCAAGAAGGTCAACCGCCAGATTATTTTCGCGACCCACAATGCAAACTTCGTGGTCAACGGTGACGCCGAGCTGATCCACATTTTGGAGATGGGGGACGACAAGCAATCCAAAATCGTGAGCACAACTATCGAAGACCTGTCCCACCGCTCCGAGTTGCTTCGCCTCGAAGGTGGGCCAGAAGCTTTCTTGAAGCGCGAACACCGTTACGGCATCGCATAG